The stretch of DNA TCTACCACAGTTGTCAAAGAGACAAGAAGAAGTTAACACTGAGGAATCAGGCTAAAGAAATGGACTAGAGAATGCTTAGCGATTAAAATGGACCACGGCAACATCAGCTTtcttaaaaaacaaagagaGCGGGGGCAGAGAGCACTATTTAAAGGTGTTTGAGAGGCAAGACCTTGACCctcagtcggagctccagcggggaCGGAGAGCCCACACCCGGTTCTGTGGCCCATCCCCAGCCATGACCAGAGCTTTCCACACACAGCACCACAGCATTCTCTGTTGATTAGTTGATTACATTTGCCTTCCTGGTTGACAGCACAAAGGAGTGAGAGaatagagagggagaaggggatgtgtatgtgtgaagaCCTCAAGAAGAAAAACAGGTGTGAATTGTGGTGAGACATGGACGAGAGGACTGCTTTCATAAAAGTGTACAGATGGGAAGATAGAGTTGAACTTCGGTTGGTTTGTCCAAATTCTTCAATTAAACTGCCCCAGAGGCAGCGCACAAAAGAGTCTCAGATGGATGCTGGTGAAACATGGAAGTGGAGCTGTAAGTGTGTCCGTTTTCTCTCTGCCACTTCTCTTGTTTGCCCTCTTTCCTCCCCCCTTCATCTTTTTGTATGTTCAATATTTGCCTCTTCCATACTGAATATATGAGTACATTTTATGTGTGTGGTTAGGCAGGGTATTTTATTCTAGAGTTCAAAGTGTTGCAAGATCATCAAGTAATCTTGCTCCCAATTCCTTTAACCCAATCCGCACTGACGTACGTATTTATAATGCCACCCTGTGGTGGCTGTACTTTCGGGACATCGGTGCTTTTGAacctaaatgctaacatcaacatgctgatgctaacatgctgacatTGACAACAttaacatgctaatgtttagcAGGTAATGTTAATATAGGTCACCATCTTTGTTTAAATTTTTGCCACTCAGCATGAACCACAGCGTACAGTTGAGGCTAATGGGAATGTTTTGCAGGTATTGGGTAATGATTTATTGGACAAATGTAAAAATTTGATCAGATGATTGTACTAGAGATAAAGTAAAAGGATCACCAAGGTCGATTACAATGAATCCTTTGGgaacatgaatgtacagtatatactaaATTTAAtggtaatccatccaatagttgttaagATATTTTAGTCCCTGACGAAAGTGGTGAATTTACCCACCAAAAAGGCCATCCCTAGAGCCAGCCGCTGACGTGGCTAATCCCTTTTAAATAGATTTCTCTTTTTCGTCCATACCTCCTAAAATCACCTCTTACCTTCTCTAGGTTGCTGTGAGCTATATGGAGATCCCCACTACATCTCTTTCCAAGGTGTAACCTTTGATTTCCTGAACGGTGGCACCTACATCCTGGCGGAGGAGCAGTCCCCACGTCGCAATCTGACCATTGCTGTGGACAACTTCTACTGTGGGCGGGGCCTCCAAGGCTCCTGTGCTAAAGGCATCATCCGGAAATATCAGAACAAGATAGCTACACTCAGTATCCTTCCTGATATGTTTAAAGTACAGGTAAGATACAATacaactgtatttatttatagtatgtTATGTCACCCATTCCTCCTTAAACAATAGATTTTTCTATTTGGCTACAAAGATGCTTATAATCATTATCTTTGATAAAGAATGTTTTTTTACTTAAGCTCTATTTAAGATTATTATACTCTATTGAAAGGATGGAGCAAGTTGGTCTGCCTATTGATCAAATCTGCCTAGACGCACTCTTGAACAACGTAACCCGTGAGCCGCATACTGGAGGAGCATGGGTTGAGGGTTTGAGACCACGGGGGTACATAATGTCAATCTACATCCCAGAGGTCCGCTCTTATTGTCTCCCCTCAGTCCCGTTTATAACCTGGTGGTCAGTCTGGCTATGGAGCACTTCCTCAACAACACTCAGGGACAATGTGGTGGGTAATGGATTAAAAGAGATGGTCCATGTGTGTGGTGAAGTGCATATTGTATAACCATTTTAACAgtaggtgtttgtgtgtagagtttcaGTTAATGCAAAAACcctttaaaatatgctgtgaagAGCTTATAGTCTAAAAAAAGCCAAACAGTATGTTTAGCTTAAAGCTGTGTTAAACACTTTCCTGACCACTGAGGGCAGAAAGAAACCTAATCCCAAAGAAAAATGTTGTCTGTGAGACCAATTTGCTTGCGCACATTTTACCCCTACTTTTTTTCACCAGCCACTTTCTGTTATTTTTAGATAGCATATATGCTGCATGTTTGAGGATTGTTTGCTGGAATGTCTGCATACGTTTATATGGCTCTACATGTGGGCCAGAGAAACATAAAATGTGCTAAATGTGGCTAAAAgctgtatatatattgtttacGTCAATTcaaatgtatatgtgtatgttagACATCAGATTGCAGCTCCCATCTTCTCTCCAGGTGTAGTTGTGGTGGTGGATCATGTATCCGTAAAAGGAGGGGCAGATCGAGAAAGACAGCTGCTGTGATAAGACGGCCTCTGACTGGGTGTACCTGACCCGCTGAAGCCAGCCTGTGCTTCTGCACCAAGGGACATACCTTGTACCTATGTACCCCATACCCCATCCCTCCACCCCCTGCACCAGCGAGGCAGACTATGCGATCTGCTAGACCACCCgtcgctacacacacacactttatagggaATTGGTGGTAGAATTGAGAATCGGTGTGTTTGCTCACACTGTATATCATGAAAGAGAGGCACAAATCTTCTCTTACGCAAGCTTGCTATTACTGTGACTAATGCAGACACATAGTAGCAAGCACCTAGAGTCACCCATACACCCAAGCTACAGCTTAACAACCTCCCGCAAACGCAGCAGTGACCTAGCTACCACCTAGTACCACCCTAGAAAACATATGCTAGTGTTCTATATTGTTTCTTGTATATTCAGTGGTGTTTAACcttggctgtctgtctgtctgtgtatgttttgaGTTGTTGTACGTTTTATATTGGTATATTCTTTAACTATTGACTTACAATCTATCCTATTCTGTTTCCCCAGAGTCTTTTCAAATTGCAGCTTGTACATGAATCTGACCTCTAAAAAGAAGAACTGTGAGTTTGATTCATGCAGAAATGGTCCTTGCTCTTCACTAGAACAAGCTGCTGATGAATGCAAGAAGGCTGGTTTCTGTATTGACTGGAGACGACTGACTGATGGAGGCTGTGGTACGTACAgtatcttttaatgtttttgcacACATTTGTGTTTTATGGACCTGTAATGATGTTTTGATTAAAAATGTCAATGATAACTTGTTCTTGTTCATGTTTCAGATGTGACATGTCCAAAAGGATTGGCTTACAGAGAATGTCATAACAAGCTGGATGACTTCTGCAATGGAGGGTTTGCAAAGTTTACTTTTACTAAATGACACCCTTACACTCGTTGTGACATTTGTTTCTCACTTTattaaatccaaaatgttcccctGTCAAGCGTTCCACCATTTCTATTTGTCTTCCTATTTGGCTATACAGGAGAAAATATCCAGGAGCCTCCCTCGAGAAAAACGAGGCAGGCTGTTTTTGTCCCAGCGGCCTCTTCAGGGCAGGAAATCACTCTGAcatctgtgtgtctgactgtgccTGTGAGTAACATGGCCTATAAGGCTGACACTCACACCTAGACATATGTTGTCATAACTAGTGTTAATGCAGAGTTTGTGGCTCTTCCATTCAGATTGTAAAGGACCACTCGGTGAGCCCAAACTGGtgtgtatctttttttcttaatcAGTACCGAATAGTAAAATGCGACTCTGACATTGTATCtatattgaaaatattttttttccggGCTGTTTACACGCAATGCTTTACGTACCCGGGTGGTGCGGAAGCCTGCTGTAACAAAATatgtgtgcaaaaaaaacacccagCCTTAAGAAagagtgtttttaaaaaactttctttttcttttccccctgtAAACCAATTGCCCCAATGCTGTGCTGGTAAACACCTCTTGCTGTGGTGATCAGATTTGTGGTAAGCACTAGTACGTCATACTTTACAATAATTGGTTTAATCTCAGAGACTTTCTTTTCCTCACTTGATTCTGCCACCATTCATTTTTCAGTTGAGAAGACGTGCAGTTATCATGGAAAAACATACAAGGTATGTTGTGTCTAATCTTCTGACAGTAAAGGCAGGTGTTTCTTCTCCCttagatggaaaaaaaacacatttgcagaCTTTACATTGGAATGAATCATTGTACTGTTGTGTCTTGTCATGATatctgtcattgtgtgtgtaggTTGGAGACAGATGGACGGATGCTGCCCATCCCTGCATGTCATATAACTGCAGCATAGAGGGTATTCAGACTGAGACTAGAGTCTGTCCCACAGTAGAGTGTCAGGAGGTACTGCACACCCCCTGCTGTTGCTTAAAACTCATAACTGTAACATCTTACAAGCCTTATTCTGCAGTCATAACTTGTGTATTACTGCAATTCCTACCAGCTAAAACAAGTTTTTCATTCATATTTATCGGgtgtgggaaaaaaatcatttttgctACACGGGGTATAGAACCAAGCCATAGTTAAGTGTGTAAAGAATAGGTAGAAcaacaaacatttaacatttagctGTTGTGATCTATTCATCAGGAGGACAGATTTTGGGATGATCAACACTGCTGCTTTACATGTAAGTCAAGTCTTAACTTAATAAAGAGGAAACGGGCATCTTCACATTTTCCCAAGTGTTTTGCTCCCACACATTACATTGCCGCCAGTATTAATTCCCCTGACTCCAGGTAACCAGAGGTGTGTCTCGAAGGTGACCAGTATCAGTGTTACCGTAGACAACTGTACCACCGTCATGCAGATACCTGTGTGTCAGGGCCAATGTGTGTCTCAGCCCAGGTAAGAAATATATCCCTGTCACTTATGAATAGCAATTAACACATTTTGAGGTTTTTAGTGTTCGTACTGAGGACTCCCATGTCGATTTTAGAGACTTTCCTGAATTTGAACTCTGGTTAAGGACACAATAACACATCTCTATtcctgcctctgtctgtctcactccctctctctcctccatcttcCCTCCCTACTCCACCTGTGCCTTGACTCAGACTTTCCTTAATTTtaaccacatatctggaacaacctcccagaaaactgcaggtccgccgcaactctcagttcttttaaagcAAGGCTGAAGACGTTTCTtgttgatgttgcctttctttcatgtcttatactgcactgtgaattttattctcgtatttgatctattttacattttttatttgtttttaattgctctgtaattttttatgtaaatcacTTTGAATTAACCTGTtgttgaaatgtgctatataaataaaattgccttgccttgccttggtGAAATTACAATAACACATcttgtctctctccccccccccaccccccgtgCCTTGGCTCATTGCAACAGTGTCATGTGGTTACACAGTGAGCTGCAGGTGGAGCAGAAGTGTGTATGCTGTCAGGAGTCGAGCTCAGAGAAGAGACCAGCGACTCTGCAGTGCTCTGACCGCACGATCAAACCCTACACCTACAAGCACATCACCAGCTGTGAGTGCCGAGCCTGCAGCATACTGGGCTGAAAAGTACTGCAAGCTCAGACTGGAGGTATCCTTTAGATTTCCAAATTGAAATCTAATGTATTCAAATTTAATGTATTACTAATCAAAAATCCCTCCAATTGAACATgctttttctgtatttaaagCAATTACTGAATCTGTTTTCaatcaaataaatcaaatatgCATACAAGTATGTGTCTTCTTTCGGTGTAGTATTAAACCCAACTTGGACCTGGTTTACACATCCATCCTGAGTCATACGATCACAGGTGGGCAGCTCAAATTGAGGATAAATTTCACATtaagaaaaaagtattttactcATGATGAGTTGGAACTTCTGGGTAACCTAGTTGAAAGTTAACATAGTTAACAATTTCCCAATTTCAGCCCATAACTTCATGGCTTACAACATGCAATTTTCCTTGTAAGGCTAACCTTACAGTACTGGCAGCTTAGAGCGGAGCCAAGAATAACATTTTGTAATGTAtcctttacattttcaaatcaaatgtattcaattttaatgaaaaatccatccatcctccAACTGAAGCAATTACTGAATCTGTttcctatcaaataaaccaaATACATTTCTCATCATCAAAGTTTGTAGTATGCATCTTCTTTTAGTGTAGTATTAAACCCAACTTGGACCTGGCTCTAACGTCAGTCCTGAGTGATCGATCCGAAGTCCTGAGTGAACTGCTCAAATTGAGGGTAAAATTCTCAAAGAAAAATGTATGTTGCTTATGAGTTGGAACTTCTGGGTAAACTAGTTGACAGGTAACATAGATAGTTGCAGTTTCCCTATTTTAGCCCATAACTTCAATGGTAGCCCTAGCATGGATAGCAACATGTAGGTCAACCATTAATTTCAACATATTTTTGAATTAGAACCACAACATAGTTAACTGTCAACTAATATATACCTTGACAATTCGCCATTACAATATtattattgagaaaatatttttttcaaatgagagGACACTCATTAGAATGTATTCAAACTGCTCTGATGCTGGGTAGATGCTAGATAACACCTGATACCTGTCATTGCGCAGGCGTCAACACTTGGGCTTCTACACCGTTTCAAAAGACGTTACTGCAGTGTCTCTCGCTCGCTTGGTTGCCAATTTTGTTGATCATTGCTTCCCAATTCCggatcacattcctgctggaacattATGTAGCTTTTGGTTTAGAAGAATTTACAAGACTCTTTTAGAGCAACAAAACGTGACGCCAAGGGGTCCTGACCACACTAACAGCGACCATTACCACATGAATAGATGATAACGGCCTTCTGAACCTACTAGTAGGTGTAGCAGGCCCCTTCTAACCCATATCTTTGAGGCTGATAACCACTGGTAATGCCCATTCAATAGAGTGATAACATTCAAAATGGTGATGGaggttgatttaaaaaaaaatcaactattAACAATCGAAGtaagaaaatattttatattttttatttgtttgtgtaaaCTTGCCCTTTAACTGTAAATCTGCTAAACTCTCTATGGCATATGAAAATATGAATTACCAAATATGAAATATAGCTGGCGAAAAATCCCATGTTCTGAGTATTTTTAATATCTGATGTAGCCTACTCTAACAAATGTAATTAGGCAATGTGATGCGCGATtaggacaaagagagaaagcCATTGTTAGGGGCCATCAATAGGACAGGAAGACTTTGATCAGGCCTCGGGACAACCCAGCTTTACAAAAGCTAAATTTCTCAAGGAGAGGAAAAGCATTTCAGTCTTTGAAAACAGCAAACTAACAGAAACAGCAGGCTTGTAAAATAAGCttcatgctgctgctgtttgttgTGCGTACAAAAGGATGGATATTTGGGAAGCTTATGATGTTCACAGAGGAGGATGTGTGAGTGTGCGCAGActgtgaatgtgagtgtgtgtttgcattcgGAATTGAATCTCTGGgttggcagtagctcagtccataGGGAATTGGCTTGGGAACCGTATAAGGTTTGGGTCCCCGTACGGGCCAAGTacggtggtggactggtagtgCCCTGGAGTGCCTCGAGCAAGGCACAGATCGGCCTCGGGGTGCCTGTCCATGGGGGCACCCCCGAACTCTGACGTCTCTCcgttagtgcatgtataggtcctgagcacgtgtgtgtatttgggtctgtgtatgttgtgtgtaacTGTACCAACAGGGTGTAAAAATGGAATTGATAAAGTATGTATTCAACTTCTTCTGAACCTTCCGGTGCTGGTCAGACAAACTGCTGGGCATTACTCAACCGGAGCAGTGTTTATGTGTGGgggcgtgtctgtgtgtgtgagtgctggAGGGGTTGGAGGGCTTTTTATTTACATGGTCAACAAGTTGACATGAGAAGCTGGGTACCACTGCCGCATCTCAGGTAAATactctttctgttttttcccTTCTAACTCTACACTAAGGTCTTTTTTAAGATGCACTGAGGAGATATTGTACTATTTACCTGTGTTTCAGTGTAAATTACTGGTAAATTGTCATTATTGTGATCAGAAAATGTTGTAAAATGTTACCCTTACTAAGTATTTAAAATTGTCAGGGAATATCACTCACTACTTCATGTACAGCCTTAATCTTTTAAATCCATGTTTGTGAACACAAATGGATATGTGATTGTGAGTTTTTAAATCTCATTGTAAAGATTTTCTTTACCCAGTTGTATTGTCAGTATTATCTGTGAAAGGCAAATAGCGCACCTGATGATGGGAAAGCATTAACAAAAAAAGCCATATCTTTCTCTTGATCCGATAAAATAGGAGACTTTGAAATTAAATGAGAGTTTGAATACATGAAaagctttttcatgtttttgcttGCTCATGGAATGAGAACAGATTAGTTTAAAAGTATAACGGAGTGTTAAAATGCATGTGTCAGACTCAGTAAAGTGCTTTTTTATTGGTTCACTTTGTTAATTTGGTGATAGTTTATTACATGCTTTCTGATCatataaaaaaattgacattaTTAGGTCAGTAGCAGTTAATATTGGTTGATAACATTGATTTATTACTCTGGTGGAAATTACATTTAGTGTACCTGTGGAGCCTCATCTGTTCTTGAAACAAATTAACAGAATAGTTTATGACCTATAGCCCAGTGTGAATCCCTTTAAATCTCTAATATCTTTGTGGTAAGGTTACGGCTGGTCGGCTGCACACACAAGTATGATTTACTGGTAACGCAAAGAAAGATTTAAGATTTCACTAAACATTTCTCCACAACCCAGACTTTATATTGTATCTATGTCCTCTTCTTTGTCTATCATGATGTCAAAATGAAGATAAGAATCAAACATGTTTTACATTAGATTACATTCAAACCAATCTAATCTAAATGAAAGTAAATCCAATCAATGTTGAAAGCAGGTATGAAGTACTGTAGGTCTTGTGTGTGATCCTAATCTATCATGGGAGGAGGAGTCTGTGTTAATACAGTCATTCAAAGGCCTCATTTAAAAACCTTCCATTGCAAAAGTCAACCTGCAAAAAAGCAGATTAATCCTCTCATTGCGGAAAGATTATTACCAAGGTTGTCATTTGCCATTCTGCCATGACAGAAGTGTAGCAAAAGTCACATGTAAAAAGACAGTCGATTGAGATGCCTACTGAGTTGTAACCGATGACTTGTCTGTATTTTTCACATTTCCATATTTAAAAATTGGAATACGCACACATGGATTGAGATGGTTACTCAACTctccacacacatttgcaaataGTTTTGCTACAATAATGGCCCCATAGCTAACCCTTTTAACTAAACCTAATaaggaaaaaaatcaaacagtTTCCTCCAACAtgcttattgtgtgtgtttgtatgtttccAGCTCTTCCTGGCTTCTCTGGCATTTGTATTCTTTTCCAAAGCCTTTGGTGGAGCCTATATGAAGAGCTCCATCACCCAGATTGAGAGGCGCTTTGATATCCCTAGCTCCCTCATAGGGGTTAGAGATGGCAGCTTCGAAATGGGTAtgtgcagctttaaaaaaaaaaaaaaggtatagtCTATAATATTGACAAtgtttcatttctgggattgttcaggtgccgccgtaaattctgccggatgtccctcatttcggccagatgtcggtcaccttcctctttctttgtgttggcattttaaactccggtggatttatttATTGCTCCGTTTTCAATGGAAATTCTGCTGGATTTCACTGGATTTCACTctttagctagactatctgtccaatctgagttttctgttgcacgactaaaacaacttttgaagttccttcccgaggctattttgccgaGGCGCCGTTACTCCGTACGGCAGTCAGCACCGCTCAAGATGTTTccaattggtttaaagaaatgccaataaaccagagcacgtttttctcccataccggaatgctgtgtggactcgccagaccctcctccacagcgctgtggacgaaggtctggcaatgcgagactaggggcTATGAGACAAAGTTGTTGTTAGGTAGATATTAAGATTAACAGACACGTTTGCCCAGACTGAGTGAAAGGTATTGCTGCTGACCCCAACTAACCCTTGTAGGGTGCTGCACGAGCTCgtattttgcaccatatttaccttcatatagGCTTGGGCAATTGCTTATATTTTCAAATCATCGAATCGTGGTTACTCAAgatcacaaatattcattacaGCGGCTAATTATCCGCTTTACATTTAACCTACACTAACACTTAcagctctctttttctttcagtgaCTTTCTCGCTAATCCCACAGTTGTTTGGTACTATAGTATAGCAGTTTCACTTGATAGAATCATTTTTTGTTCAGaactaagacaaaaaaaaccgAAAGCCCTTCagtgaagtaaaaaaataaacgtAACCTGTTCTAATGTACTTTACTTTCAGAATGACATTCTTGGGGTTGATTACTGGACTCTACTTCCTCTCTAACATGCTCTGGGGAGGTGTCTACCGCACAGTTGTCAAGAGACAGAAGAAGTTAACACTGAGGAATCAGGCTAAAGAAAATGGACTAGAGGGTAACGCAGTGGAAAATGGACACGCCAACATCAGCACTGGCAAAAACAAAGAAGACGGGGACGACGAGAGCTCTATTTAAGGTGTTTGGGGAAGGCAACAATGCAAGTATTGCAAGTGAACAACACAGATTCTCTATTGCCAAAGTACTGTGCTGCATTTATAGTGAACCAAATGTGGTAATGGCACAGTGTCAGCAGTCTTTGGTCTTCGACCAGTAGCCTACAcctcattttttttacaaagataTCATGCTGAAAATATCGACtgctgtttgtttacttcaaagGTCAAAGCTTAGTTTTACTATGAACACCAATCAAATTACATTCAATTATATGCAATCCACTTCTGCA from Perca fluviatilis chromosome 23, GENO_Pfluv_1.0, whole genome shotgun sequence encodes:
- the LOC120553745 gene encoding mucin-2-like → MNLTSKKKNCEFDSCRNGPCSSLEQAADECKKAGFCIDWRRLTDGGCDVTCPKGLAYRECHNKLDDFCNGGRKYPGASLEKNEAGCFCPSGLFRAGNHSDICVSDCAYCKGPLGEPKLVCIFFS